The following are encoded in a window of Telmatobacter sp. DSM 110680 genomic DNA:
- a CDS encoding BON domain-containing protein, with product MKLTANRHTFLLSTAAILAGAMVVAGCNKPAHPDEKSAVSDSLKNNNLSAVSVSQDRDKGVMTLKGNLDSQDLKNQAENIAKQAAPDYTVADEIGVRPPGASEAGSVASNLDSAIEDNFKAMIKAHANLNDQSISGSAKNGTLVIKGSVKTAKQKKEAEDLAKKIPNVQQVVNEIEIKTDKHSTTNS from the coding sequence ATGAAACTTACAGCAAACCGCCACACATTCCTGCTCAGCACGGCCGCCATTCTGGCCGGCGCGATGGTTGTTGCAGGCTGCAATAAGCCGGCCCACCCCGACGAAAAGTCAGCAGTCAGCGATTCACTTAAAAATAACAACCTGAGCGCGGTCAGCGTCTCGCAGGATCGAGACAAAGGCGTCATGACGCTCAAGGGAAACTTGGATTCCCAGGATCTAAAGAACCAGGCTGAAAACATCGCCAAGCAGGCGGCTCCGGACTATACAGTTGCCGACGAGATCGGTGTACGGCCTCCGGGAGCAAGTGAAGCAGGCTCGGTGGCTTCTAACCTCGACAGCGCAATTGAAGACAACTTCAAGGCGATGATCAAGGCTCACGCCAATCTCAACGATCAAAGCATCAGCGGTTCTGCCAAAAACGGCACCCTGGTGATTAAGGGATCGGTAAAGACGGCCAAGCAGAAGAAGGAAGCCGAAGACCTCGCCAAAAAGATCCCCAATGTCCAGCAGGTCGTCAACGAGATCGAAATCAAGACTGACAAGCATTCGACCACGAATTCGTAA
- a CDS encoding YceI family protein — protein METAKATLLHYVVDARSSRFTVQAFAAGMLSAMGHNPKIGIRTFAGTVDFSAESAQASGFRLSVKSNSLGVLDDVSDKDRRDIEKMMNEQVLEPTKYPDIVYDAPSVSITHIESALFSAALTGTLSFHGVTRNQAISARIAVFDEMLRASGEFTLNQSDYGIKPISVAGGALKVKDELKFSFEMVVRRQN, from the coding sequence ATGGAAACAGCCAAGGCCACTCTTCTTCATTACGTTGTCGATGCCAGGTCCAGCCGTTTTACGGTGCAGGCCTTTGCGGCTGGCATGTTGTCTGCTATGGGTCACAACCCCAAAATCGGCATTCGCACCTTCGCGGGCACAGTCGACTTCAGCGCCGAATCGGCGCAGGCTAGCGGTTTTCGATTATCCGTGAAGTCCAACTCGCTGGGAGTTCTGGATGACGTCAGCGACAAGGATCGCAGGGATATCGAAAAGATGATGAACGAGCAGGTCCTGGAGCCAACCAAATACCCCGACATCGTCTATGACGCCCCATCGGTCTCGATCACGCACATCGAAAGCGCACTCTTCTCCGCTGCACTCACCGGAACTCTCAGTTTTCATGGAGTGACCCGCAACCAGGCTATCTCGGCGCGAATCGCCGTATTTGATGAGATGTTGCGCGCCTCCGGCGAATTCACACTGAATCAATCCGACTACGGCATCAAACCGATCTCCGTCGCCGGCGGCGCTTTGAAAGTGAAAGACGAACTGAAATTTTCGTTCGAGATGGTGGTCCGCAGACAGAATTGA
- a CDS encoding PilZ domain-containing protein — MDTRVFCVYNVARGAFLSSKVTVADGENQPLTILKVLVGGLAVDSKSGLWLSPLHAIPSVPRLFPFDLFYLDDELRVVGLIEFVPGAEFPPYRREVTSALILPTQSLQSTQTELGDHLLICPAEEMERQISVLRSSLPVPASPFAGAHPGQSVPPRSEPALNVGSALRQAPSVRASAAVAVAEELSQSTMTVPSPGLSLANEQVSTSAMKAADLHADVATPAPQPEKIDRAGVSKDAAEVSKDVMAAIGTKPIAKVAVAEERTNVRSAGKASNGKPQVDPPVISITEVILERPRTVEPPTIVGGHGEVLHGDVEDLFSNWMDAPTLASTWKERSEPLRQLLKSAIAHPVVDTPITEPNAAVASQDVVPALPAISQAAVVLPDVKSESASSASSIAQVEQVEIDTQIKPAEMDVKAEPDLRPLPSPQANAESVKAETQHAAPLNAAPESFKVEPEFSKTGSLPVEPPSISTPVRVSLPQPAQASTSTVAQYGLWRASMPTAVLPVSPMTEPAKDTARTVPGGASTELSKTAGNPPSGRISKASPASSATDSPVSAAPASPAEADVQRSVQPFSRSSADLERLPRKPLVEAAKSRPEKTTEAVSRRPLIPDNFLSADEKRKPVNRVAASATSNKSAAEVPVQPYIEPIQDTQTASTADALAADAVDAVQRKLGIGQAAPESTKSVDRAEPEPVQKASAEFMEPARVAATDLMIGNDSLHRSHGELSLPETDTGAHNETAKAPARHVKLNGQAPAAARTFAERFKRWLNPTAPAHSDRRRAHRRYVPGMVAHYYTGGAPKPHDIADISMTGFYLLTEDRWMPDTMIQMTLQKPCAKGERKQSITVLSRIVRRGSDGVAAQFVMPETLDPHSHDVQPSQTTDKFALARFI; from the coding sequence ATGGATACCAGAGTTTTTTGCGTCTATAACGTTGCAAGAGGAGCTTTTCTCAGTTCGAAGGTGACTGTCGCAGACGGCGAAAATCAGCCACTAACGATCTTGAAAGTGCTCGTCGGCGGTCTTGCGGTCGATTCGAAATCAGGACTTTGGCTATCCCCGTTACATGCGATCCCATCTGTACCGCGGCTTTTTCCTTTTGACCTTTTCTATCTGGATGATGAGCTTCGCGTAGTTGGTCTGATCGAATTCGTTCCCGGAGCCGAATTTCCGCCCTACCGTCGGGAGGTCACGAGCGCGCTGATCCTCCCCACGCAGTCGTTGCAATCCACGCAAACTGAGCTTGGCGACCATCTCCTAATCTGCCCCGCAGAGGAGATGGAAAGGCAGATCTCGGTGTTGCGATCATCTTTGCCTGTCCCCGCATCCCCTTTTGCAGGAGCACATCCGGGTCAATCCGTACCTCCGCGATCGGAGCCGGCACTGAACGTCGGGTCAGCCCTCAGGCAGGCCCCGTCGGTGAGGGCCAGTGCAGCGGTCGCCGTAGCCGAAGAATTATCGCAATCGACGATGACCGTGCCTTCTCCTGGTCTTTCGTTGGCGAACGAGCAGGTATCCACGTCGGCAATGAAGGCAGCCGATCTCCACGCCGATGTTGCCACACCTGCACCCCAACCGGAAAAGATCGACAGAGCAGGTGTTAGCAAAGACGCGGCAGAGGTGTCGAAAGATGTCATGGCCGCGATTGGGACCAAGCCAATTGCAAAGGTTGCTGTTGCGGAAGAGAGAACGAATGTCCGTTCAGCTGGTAAGGCCAGCAACGGGAAACCTCAGGTCGATCCGCCGGTTATCTCGATCACGGAAGTCATTCTTGAGAGACCTCGGACTGTCGAGCCGCCGACCATCGTTGGGGGGCATGGAGAAGTACTTCATGGAGATGTCGAGGATCTATTTTCAAACTGGATGGATGCTCCTACGCTGGCTTCAACGTGGAAGGAGCGTTCCGAGCCATTACGACAGCTGCTGAAATCTGCGATCGCGCACCCGGTCGTAGACACTCCCATTACAGAACCGAATGCGGCAGTAGCATCGCAGGATGTTGTGCCGGCATTGCCTGCCATATCACAGGCTGCAGTGGTATTACCGGATGTAAAGAGCGAATCTGCATCTTCCGCTTCTTCGATAGCGCAAGTTGAGCAAGTCGAAATCGACACTCAAATCAAGCCCGCCGAGATGGATGTGAAGGCGGAGCCAGACTTACGGCCGCTTCCATCGCCGCAAGCAAATGCAGAATCGGTTAAGGCAGAGACACAGCACGCGGCACCGCTTAATGCAGCACCCGAATCCTTCAAAGTGGAACCCGAATTCTCCAAAACGGGTTCTCTGCCAGTCGAACCCCCGTCGATTTCGACCCCCGTGCGAGTCTCTCTCCCACAGCCAGCGCAGGCGTCAACGTCTACGGTTGCCCAGTACGGATTGTGGCGTGCGAGCATGCCGACCGCGGTCCTTCCTGTCTCCCCTATGACGGAACCAGCCAAGGATACAGCCCGGACTGTACCAGGCGGTGCCTCAACGGAACTCTCAAAGACAGCGGGAAACCCGCCAAGCGGCAGAATTTCGAAAGCAAGCCCGGCTTCTTCCGCAACCGACTCGCCTGTCTCTGCTGCTCCCGCATCTCCAGCTGAAGCCGACGTGCAACGTTCGGTACAGCCCTTTTCGCGTTCTTCCGCAGACTTGGAACGTCTTCCACGCAAGCCATTGGTGGAGGCTGCGAAATCCCGTCCCGAAAAAACCACGGAAGCTGTGTCTAGAAGACCTCTCATCCCTGATAACTTTCTGTCGGCCGATGAGAAGCGTAAGCCCGTAAACAGGGTTGCAGCCTCGGCCACGTCGAACAAGAGTGCGGCCGAAGTACCTGTGCAGCCTTATATCGAACCAATCCAGGATACCCAGACTGCGTCGACAGCAGACGCTCTGGCTGCGGACGCAGTGGATGCCGTTCAACGGAAGCTGGGGATCGGACAAGCCGCCCCTGAATCCACCAAAAGCGTCGACAGGGCGGAGCCGGAGCCGGTCCAAAAGGCATCAGCCGAGTTCATGGAACCGGCGCGGGTTGCAGCAACGGACCTCATGATTGGGAATGATTCGCTTCATCGAAGCCATGGCGAGCTGTCACTGCCGGAAACGGATACCGGCGCGCACAATGAAACCGCAAAGGCACCCGCGCGGCATGTCAAGTTGAATGGACAAGCACCCGCAGCAGCTCGCACGTTTGCAGAGCGCTTCAAGCGCTGGCTAAACCCGACGGCCCCGGCGCACAGCGACCGGCGGAGGGCTCACAGGCGGTATGTGCCGGGGATGGTGGCTCATTACTATACCGGTGGAGCACCCAAGCCGCATGACATCGCAGATATCAGTATGACCGGCTTTTATCTGCTCACCGAAGATCGCTGGATGCCGGATACGATGATCCAGATGACCCTGCAGAAGCCTTGCGCTAAAGGCGAGCGAAAGCAATCCATTACGGTTCTGTCGAGGATCGTACGGCGCGGATCAGACGGCGTCGCTGCCCAGTTTGTGATGCCCGAAACCCTGGATCCGCATAGCCATGACGTTCAGCCATCGCAAACTACGGACAAATTCGCTCTCGCCCGATTTATCTGA
- a CDS encoding hydrogenase maturation protease has translation MNEWEWNLLEDKTATVDHVEIEGVPVRVGDRVRLRPKEGGDILDIALRGQIAIIESIEEDYEGAQHICVVIEDDPGRDLGMMRQPGHRFFFTPAEIETLRAAPNSPGEDATTAKAVRPTILVAGIGNIFLGDDAFGVEVVRRLMSRNLPAQVRVADFGIRGLDLAYALQDNYETTILIDAFPHGQSPGTVSVVEPDQEEITAAPSALVEAHSMHPLNVLRMAAAMNGTLNRVLLVGCEPESLGGDEGFMGLSKPVEAAVEEAASTTEALIRRLLGGESA, from the coding sequence GTGAACGAATGGGAATGGAATCTCCTCGAAGACAAAACCGCCACCGTGGATCACGTAGAAATCGAAGGTGTACCGGTAAGGGTCGGCGACCGCGTCAGGCTACGTCCCAAAGAAGGCGGCGACATTCTCGATATCGCATTGCGCGGTCAGATCGCGATCATCGAAAGCATTGAAGAAGACTACGAAGGCGCGCAGCATATCTGCGTAGTCATCGAGGATGATCCAGGCCGCGATTTGGGAATGATGCGGCAGCCAGGTCATCGCTTCTTCTTTACTCCCGCCGAAATAGAAACTCTTCGCGCGGCTCCCAACAGTCCTGGAGAAGATGCCACAACCGCGAAAGCCGTCAGGCCCACAATTCTCGTTGCCGGCATCGGCAACATCTTTCTCGGGGACGACGCGTTCGGCGTTGAAGTCGTACGCCGCCTGATGAGTCGTAACCTGCCTGCGCAGGTGCGTGTGGCAGACTTCGGCATTCGCGGCCTCGATCTCGCCTACGCCCTACAGGACAATTACGAAACCACCATCCTGATCGATGCATTTCCACATGGGCAGAGTCCAGGGACTGTTTCTGTAGTTGAGCCCGATCAGGAGGAGATCACTGCCGCGCCATCCGCTCTCGTCGAAGCGCACAGCATGCACCCACTGAATGTGCTGCGCATGGCCGCCGCAATGAATGGCACGCTCAATCGAGTGCTCCTGGTCGGCTGCGAACCGGAATCGCTAGGCGGCGACGAAGGCTTCATGGGACTCAGCAAACCGGTCGAGGCCGCAGTTGAAGAAGCAGCGAGCACGACAGAAGCACTCATCAGGAGACTTCTAGGTGGAGAATCCGCTTGA